From the Bombus pascuorum chromosome 7, iyBomPasc1.1, whole genome shotgun sequence genome, one window contains:
- the LOC132908642 gene encoding uncharacterized protein LOC132908642, translating into MSLMKKAIGGSIHRIREFELEKVNLIDEFDILQIVGEGWFGKILLTEHRSTQTEMVLKALPKAYTGISDFFREFHYGLHLAAHRNIITTYDVAFETAGFYVFSQEYAPLGDLTSNVTETGLGELHAKRVVRQLAAAVHHIHSRELVHRDIKLDNILVFRSDFSRIKLCDFGETRRVNTVVRRHNEWLPYSPPEVLQIDTDETYKALTSHDVWQFGIVLFVCLTGCLPWQKAALDDPRYTRYQNWHNATLNIAKKPKLFQLISSRAQRMFKRLLDPKAEKRPVSVLEINKYLEDRWLAKLGAEKAMNGGADERDELCPSMYSFHSSLEEKNQLLHTLTTYGIETTVDRAKKKDRIREWIQASAIVEEYEEDESDLNEDIRIYEDEDEEPSSMKGRHFPETRPVVRNEPKKHRNRTHASSARKRQPIKRQPTERKIPFAPQVAEERETVARFASFPNGDPNLAVHANGINGNAMLPLALPLKTEPNTEDQKPLANDQINNSPVSSLNASQDETVATRSGNGFKSNLPEGTAELVKSAQDFQDRTSRVDLLGDGSLPRSPQIPARRHRSQTAPFPASPVSNGNEAESARRTQSATVLAGSTQPDRSNMAIGRPVERSSVPVANGQSSMARGESSTPRAVHRSPTQSMSRVENAPVVMLPMAAARVENQSSNLTAARNEKSGPVPLVSQSANPLTMSVASHLVMQSFNALQGINAVAAGDNNNTVTGSTSNLRNSPKNSPSSTPSKTLTPKNSPTTTPARTSTPPKNKIHKEETMIYRKDPFEQYGIAQGVILRTDNTRRGSMESGNRSASN; encoded by the exons ATGAGCTTAATGAAGAAGGCCATTGGCGGCTCCATTCACAGGATACGAGAGTTCGAGCTGGAGAAG GTGAATTTGATCGACGAATTTGATATTCTACAAATTGTTGGAGAAGGATGGTTCGGCAAGATCCTGCTAACCGAGCACCGAAGCACCCAGACCGAAATGGTACTGAAAGCGCTGCCAAAGGCATACACCGGCATCTCGGACTTCTTTCGCGAGTTCCATTATGGACTGCACCTGGCCGCGCACAGGAACATCATCACCACCTACGATGTAGCCTTCGAGACCGCTGGCTTCTACGTTTTCAGCCAGGAGTACGCTCCTCTTG GAGATTTAACGTCCAACGTAACGGAGACCGGGCTCGGCGAGCTTCACGCAAAAAGGGTAGTCAGACAATTGGCTGCAGCGGTGCATCATATTCACAGTCGCGAGTTGGTGCACCGTGACATCAAGCTCGACAATATTCTCGTGTTCAGGAGCGATTTCTCGCGGATCAAACTGTGCGACTTCGGCGAGACCAGAAGGGTGAACACGGTGGTGCGTCGGCACAACGAGTGGCTGCCATACTCGCCACCCGAGGTATTGCAGATCGACACTGACGAGACGTACAA AGCTCTCACGTCGCACGATGTCTGGCAGTTCGGCATTGTCCTATTTGTCTGTCTGACCGGATGCTTACCGTGGCAGAAAGCGGCGTTGGACGACCCGCGCTACACCAGATATCAAAACTGGCACAACGCGACGCTCAACATAGCCAAGAAACCGAAATTATTTCAGCTGATCAGCTCACGAGCGCAAAG GATGTTCAAGCGATTACTGGACCCTAAAGCCGAGAAGCGTCCCGTTAGCGTGTTGGAGATAAACAAATACCTGGAGGACAGGTGGTTAGCGAAACTCGGCGCGGAGAAGGCTATGAACG GTGGCGCCGACGAGAGGGACGAGCTCTGCCCGTCCATGTACAGCTTCCACAGCTCTCTCGAGGAAAAGAATCAACTGCTTCACACTCTGACCACGTACGGGATCGAGACCACGGTGGACAGAGCTAAGAAGAAGGACCGAATCAGAGAATGGATTCAAGCGAGCGCTATAGTCGAAGAGTACGAGGAAGATGAGTCGGATCTAAACGAGGACATTCGTATCTACGAGGATGAAGACGAAGAACCGAGCTCGATGAAAGGCAGACACTTTCCGGAGACTCGTCCAGTGGTGAGGAACGAACCCAAGAAACATAGAAACAGAACGCATGCTTCGTCAGCCAGAAAGAGACAGCCAATCAAAAGACAGCCAACCGAAAGGAAGATTCCGTTTGCACCTCAAGTAGCCGAGGAACGAGAAACCGTCGCCCGATTCGCCAGTTTTCCCAACGGCGATCCTAACCTCGCGGTCCATGCCAATGGAATAAACGGCAACGCGATGCTTCCTCTCGCGTTACCTCTGAAAACCGAACCCAACACGGAGGATCAGAAGCCACTGGCGAACgatcaaattaataattcaccAGTGAGCAGTTTGAACGCTTCTCAAGACGAGACTGTTGCAACGAGGAGCGGCAACGGGTTCAAATCTAATTTACCCGAGGGAACTGCCGAACTGGTAAAGTCCGCGCAAGATTTCCAGGATCGAACCTCGCGGGTAGACCTCCTCGGTGATGGAAGTTTGCCGAGGAGCCCGCAGATCCCTGCTAGGAGGCATCGTTCGCAAACCGCCCCGTTTCCGGCCTCGCCGGTGTCGAACGGAAACGAAGCAGAGTCTGCGAGAAGAACGCAATCGGCCACTGTATTGGCTGGTTCGACGCAGCCAGACAGATCCAACATGGCGATCGGTCGACCGGTGGAGAGGTCAAGTGTACCGGTAGCGAACGGCCAATCGTCGATGGCTCGGGGCGAGAGCTCGACCCCGAGAGCGGTGCATCGATCCCCGACGCAATCAATGTCTCGAGTAGAGAATGCACCGGTGGTAATGCTGCCTATGGCAGCGGCTCGAGTGGAGAATCAATCGAGTAATCTGACAGCGGCCAGAAACGAGAAATCTGGGCCGGTTCCCCTTGTGTCGCAATCCGCCAACCCTCTCACTATGTCTGTTGCATCTCATTTGGTCATGCAGAGTTTCAACGCGTTACAAGGGATCAACGCAGTCGCCGCGGGGGACAACAATAATACCGTGACAGGTTCCACGTCGAATTTGCGAAACTCGCCGAAAAACAGTCCGTCTTCCACGCCGAGTAAGACCCTGACACCGAAAAATAGTCCAACTACCACTCCCGCGAGAACGTCTACACCTCCGAAAAATAAGATTCACAAGGAGGAAACGATGATCTATAGGAAGGATCCATTTGAACAATATGGAATCGCCCAGGGAGTGATCCTGAGGACGGACAACACACGACGAGGTTCCATGGAGAGCGGCAACAGATCCGCTAGTAATTGA